In Akkermansia muciniphila, one DNA window encodes the following:
- a CDS encoding rhomboid family intramembrane serine protease gives MRAEKENWGDTVRERLFDQRSAVMVHWLILLNVVVFILGFFFQVDIPRNIYPPVHLDLIQLYGAYSEYTCFHEGELWRLFTYQFLHANLGHIMFNMIALWFFGPVVEERFGHGRFLLYYLFCGVAAALFSSLLGYMGFFDPEWRFIPMVGASGSIYGIMAACAVLFPHARVQLLFPPVNLSVRQFALAVLGIAAAVIIFQWNNAGGEAGHLGGMFAGFILTLLILWKEKLSSSRRRAASSSHYSPKLSGRRPAQASPSEKEVDEIMEKISRSGLSSLTEEEREILRRASRR, from the coding sequence ATGCGAGCGGAGAAAGAGAACTGGGGAGATACGGTACGGGAGCGTCTGTTTGACCAGCGCAGCGCCGTCATGGTGCACTGGCTGATTCTGCTCAATGTAGTTGTCTTTATCCTGGGGTTCTTCTTCCAGGTGGACATCCCAAGGAATATTTACCCGCCCGTTCATTTGGACTTGATCCAGCTTTACGGGGCTTACAGCGAATATACGTGTTTTCACGAGGGGGAATTGTGGCGGTTGTTCACCTACCAGTTTCTTCACGCCAATCTGGGGCACATCATGTTCAACATGATTGCCCTGTGGTTTTTCGGCCCGGTTGTAGAGGAGCGTTTCGGCCATGGGCGTTTCCTGCTGTATTACCTGTTTTGTGGCGTGGCGGCGGCTCTGTTTTCCTCCCTGCTGGGGTACATGGGATTCTTTGATCCGGAATGGCGCTTCATTCCCATGGTGGGGGCCTCCGGTTCCATTTATGGCATCATGGCCGCATGCGCGGTGCTCTTTCCCCATGCCCGGGTACAGCTTCTGTTTCCCCCGGTTAATCTGAGCGTGCGCCAGTTTGCCCTGGCCGTTCTCGGCATTGCCGCGGCCGTCATTATTTTCCAATGGAACAATGCGGGCGGGGAAGCCGGCCACCTGGGCGGCATGTTCGCCGGATTTATCCTGACATTGCTGATTCTATGGAAGGAAAAGCTGTCTTCTTCCAGACGAAGGGCGGCCTCTTCTTCCCACTATTCCCCTAAGCTTTCCGGCCGCCGTCCGGCGCAGGCCAGCCCCTCTGAAAAAGAAGTGGATGAAATCATGGAAAAAATATCCAGGTCCGGCCTGTCCAGCCTGACGGAGGAGGAACGGGAAATTCTCCGGCGCGCTTCCCGTCGCTGA